Within the Sporocytophaga myxococcoides DSM 11118 genome, the region ATTATCAATGAAGTGAAGGATATGACTTATATTCAGGAAAAAATTTGTATTATATAATACGTCACAAGTAAATTGACAACATTCTCCCCCAATAAATATAGTCTGATATGCTAGACCATTTTCCATTTTATTTAACTCTGATAGTCCTTATAGTATTGCTGATAATGCTGAGCAATAAAATTAAAGTTGCATACCCGGTACTATTAGTTCTGGGGGGATTGACAATGAGTTTTATTCCTTTTATTCCAGTAATGAAAATTGATCCTGAATTGATTTTCATAATTTTCCTTCCACCATTATTGTATGAAGCAGCATGGACCAATTCCTGGAAAGAGCTCTGGCATTGGAGAAGGATCATAGGAAGCTTTGCATTTATTGTCGTCTTTCTTACTGCAATCGCAGTAGCTTTTATTGCTAACTCAATTATACCTGGATTTTCACTGGCTTTAGGTTTTTTATTGGGAGGAATTGTTTCGCCACCGGATGCTGTAAGTGCGAGTGTAATTCTAAAACTTGTAAAAGCACCTAAAAGAATGTCCTCTATTCTTGAAGGAGAAAGCTTACTAAATGATGCTTCCTCACTTATTATCTTTCGTTTTGCAATGATAGCAGTGGCCACTGGACAATTTATCTGGTACGAGGCAGCATTGAGCTTTGGCTGGATGATCATTGGAGGCATTGGTACAGGTTTAATCGTAGGATTGCTTTTTTTAAAAGCACACAAATGGCTTCCGACGGATGTAAACATGGATATTATCCTTACGCTTGTGACACCTTACGCAATGTACATCGCAGCTGAAGAAGTACATGCTTCGGGCGTCCTTGCAGTAGTGAGTGGAGGACTGTTTTTATCCTATTTCAGACATCATTTCCTTACGGGCTCTTCTCGTTTGAGTGGAGAGAATGTTTGGCAAAGCCTTATATTCCTATTAAACGGATTGGTCTTTTTGCTGATTGGACTGGATCTTCCTGAAATCATTTCGGGATTACAAGAAGAAGGATTCGGTTTTTACCATGCAACTGCATATGGATTGTTTATTACTTTTGTGCTGATCATAGGCAGAATGATTGCTGCTTACGGTGCATTAATTACCACATTGTTTGCTAGTCATTTCATTAAAGTTGCTGATAGTAATCCTGGTTTAAAAGCTCCTCTTCTACTCGGATGGACAGGTATGCGAGGAGTGGTTTCTCTCGCGGCTGCACTATCTATTCCTGTGACACTTGACAGTGGGATGCCTTTCCCCCATCGGAATCTTATATTGTACATCACATTTATAGTAATACTTGTAACATTAGTATTACA harbors:
- a CDS encoding Na+/H+ antiporter → MLDHFPFYLTLIVLIVLLIMLSNKIKVAYPVLLVLGGLTMSFIPFIPVMKIDPELIFIIFLPPLLYEAAWTNSWKELWHWRRIIGSFAFIVVFLTAIAVAFIANSIIPGFSLALGFLLGGIVSPPDAVSASVILKLVKAPKRMSSILEGESLLNDASSLIIFRFAMIAVATGQFIWYEAALSFGWMIIGGIGTGLIVGLLFLKAHKWLPTDVNMDIILTLVTPYAMYIAAEEVHASGVLAVVSGGLFLSYFRHHFLTGSSRLSGENVWQSLIFLLNGLVFLLIGLDLPEIISGLQEEGFGFYHATAYGLFITFVLIIGRMIAAYGALITTLFASHFIKVADSNPGLKAPLLLGWTGMRGVVSLAAALSIPVTLDSGMPFPHRNLILYITFIVILVTLVLQGLTLPFLIKKVKLPNFNDHLPEEETKNLLREALAKESLNYLTENHKVEVEHSFHLQKLATKWEKQMTADEDPNLSERTKLIYGNILEKQRQLLIQMNNKEKHIDEEIIRKFLHQIDLEEEKLKLE